One segment of Gemmatimonadales bacterium DNA contains the following:
- the rpsF gene encoding 30S ribosomal protein S6, whose protein sequence is MTRRYEVVYIFNSALEEPAISEKLTRFHALLGPDVQVSVNHWGKRSLTYKMKRHETGYYVIAQFEAPPPVLPEFERAVKLDEGVLRFLIVLAEAATPAPVPVEAPVAAAVEEEEE, encoded by the coding sequence GTGACCCGTCGCTACGAAGTCGTCTACATCTTCAACAGCGCGCTGGAGGAGCCCGCGATCAGCGAGAAGCTGACGCGGTTCCACGCGCTGCTGGGCCCCGACGTGCAGGTCAGCGTCAATCACTGGGGCAAGCGCTCCCTGACCTACAAGATGAAGCGGCACGAGACCGGCTACTACGTGATCGCCCAGTTCGAGGCGCCGCCGCCGGTGCTGCCGGAGTTCGAGCGGGCCGTGAAGCTCGACGAGGGCGTCCTTCGCTTCCTGATCGTGCTGGCCGAGGCGGCCACGCCCGCGCCGGTGCCGGTCGAGGCGCCGGTGGCGGCGGCGGTCGAGGAGGAAGAGGAATGA
- the rpsR gene encoding 30S ribosomal protein S18, translating to MRTRSKTCPVCEAGVRVVDYKDDRTLGRFLTDRGKILPSRLSGMCARHQRQISTAIKRARQLMLLPYIKGYGQ from the coding sequence ATGAGGACGCGCAGCAAGACGTGCCCGGTGTGCGAAGCGGGCGTCCGGGTGGTGGACTACAAGGACGACCGCACGCTGGGCCGGTTCCTCACGGATCGGGGCAAGATCCTGCCGAGCCGGCTGTCGGGGATGTGCGCCCGCCACCAGCGCCAGATATCGACCGCCATCAAGCGGGCACGGCAGCTGATGCTGCTGCCCTACATCAAAGGGTACGGCCAGTAG
- a CDS encoding DUF2232 domain-containing protein: MALVSPVALVAAPLAVYLALQPSARRDLAYAAACVLVTLALCWGPADEFEQLERAWVVLLTAAVAIAVITGGRSWVTTSLLALGLAGGAAAALMVVTHLSWGKVAGVAEQHFFPPARSLVDLVAPVGAPARESVNESLLAFVRVLSRFLPGVVLLQSLAAQALAWALYHRIARAPRGEPLGALAGFRFNDHLIWGVALSLVAVLLPRLGWARAMGGNLLLFFGGLYLVRGVAVLAAVAVAARFTGLLASAVVLLGTVLLWWILAPALLVLGLTDTLVDWRLRLARAAGKP, encoded by the coding sequence ATCGCGCTCGTCTCCCCGGTCGCGCTGGTGGCCGCGCCGCTCGCCGTGTACCTGGCGCTGCAGCCGTCGGCCCGCCGCGACCTGGCGTACGCCGCGGCCTGCGTGCTGGTGACCCTGGCGCTGTGCTGGGGCCCGGCCGACGAGTTCGAGCAGCTCGAGCGCGCCTGGGTCGTGCTGCTCACGGCCGCCGTCGCGATCGCGGTGATCACGGGCGGGCGCAGCTGGGTCACGACCAGCCTCCTCGCGCTCGGGCTGGCCGGCGGAGCGGCCGCCGCGCTGATGGTCGTCACCCACCTGTCCTGGGGGAAAGTGGCCGGCGTCGCGGAGCAGCACTTCTTCCCGCCCGCCCGGTCCCTGGTCGACCTGGTCGCCCCGGTCGGCGCTCCGGCCCGCGAGTCGGTCAACGAGTCCCTGCTGGCGTTCGTGCGCGTGCTGAGCCGCTTCCTGCCCGGGGTCGTGCTGCTCCAGTCGCTCGCCGCGCAGGCTCTGGCGTGGGCCCTCTACCACCGTATCGCCCGCGCGCCACGCGGTGAGCCGCTGGGCGCGCTGGCCGGCTTCCGCTTCAACGACCACCTGATCTGGGGCGTCGCGCTGTCGCTGGTCGCCGTGCTGCTGCCGCGGCTCGGCTGGGCGCGGGCCATGGGCGGCAACCTGCTGCTGTTCTTCGGCGGCCTGTACCTGGTGCGGGGCGTCGCCGTCCTGGCGGCCGTGGCGGTCGCCGCGCGCTTCACCGGGCTGCTGGCCTCGGCCGTCGTGCTGCTCGGCACCGTGCTGTTGTGGTGGATCCTCGCGCCGGCGCTGCTCGTGCTGGGACTCACCGACACGCTGGTCGACTGGCGGCTGCGCCTGGCGCGCGCCGCCGGCAAACCCTAG
- the rplI gene encoding 50S ribosomal protein L9, whose protein sequence is MDVILREDVEKLGRAGEVVTVKDGYARNFLLPRGLAYLATDGNRRRLGAEQRQRDRKVAAEVSSARDLATRLETVSLSFTMKAGEGDKLFGSVTAGDIAERLAAEGLAVDRKAVELENPIKTLGVYKVPIRLHADVKPEVRVWVVKE, encoded by the coding sequence ATGGACGTGATTCTCCGCGAGGACGTCGAGAAGCTCGGGCGCGCCGGCGAGGTCGTGACCGTCAAGGACGGCTACGCGCGCAACTTCCTGCTGCCGCGCGGGCTGGCCTACCTGGCCACCGACGGCAACCGCCGCCGGCTCGGGGCCGAGCAGCGGCAGCGGGACCGGAAGGTGGCGGCCGAAGTCTCCAGCGCGCGCGACCTCGCGACGCGGCTCGAGACCGTCTCGCTGTCGTTCACCATGAAGGCGGGCGAGGGGGACAAGCTGTTCGGCTCGGTCACCGCCGGCGACATCGCCGAGCGCCTCGCCGCCGAGGGCCTGGCGGTGGACCGCAAGGCCGTGGAGCTCGAGAACCCGATCAAGACGCTGGGCGTGTACAAGGTGCCGATCCGCCTGCACGCCGACGTGAAGCCCGAAGTCCGCGTCTGGGTGGTCAAGGAGTAG
- a CDS encoding DegV family protein, which yields MGTAIGYLDGRRLRRSLLAAAAWVVAGRDELNRINVYPVPDGDTGTNFTHTVRSIADALHRLGDAPQLPEVTRAAAEASVRGARGNSGMMLSHFLLGFSEGIGQRMQVRTHELAAAIRRGFERLQEALEKPVEGTILSVAREAARGAERGASEHTDIVPMLRATLAHADEALQRTPEQLPVLKEAGVVDAGGKGFVRMLEGVVRLIEKGMHAAELPPPADVALAPAAVAAVAAEQDYRFCTEVLVKGDRLPGSADARVALAPLGGSLLALRAADLLRVHIHTDDAAAVFRIAEGWGEVVTRKADDMREQHRLLTTAVKRVAIVCDSACDLPDTVLDRYGIALVPLQVLFGDEVLLDRVELAPGEFYRRLRGGGPPPTTSQPSPAQFLAAFEHARAEAEGVVAVLLSSALSGTYANAEAARRSFAAGGIHLVDSRSASFGIGLLALRGAELAEAGWDAATIARELERVRDRSGMYCTVDTLQYLLRSGRVSRVQAWLGGLLDMKPILSLDHDGKVVAAGRVRGQAALLDRVCRLLDAVLPPTRVRLRLAVAHADTPELAERVRRALAERYRPLEVLVAPVTGVLGAHVGPGAWGVFYQVEDGARDGNLSSSGRL from the coding sequence GTGGGCACGGCGATCGGCTACCTGGACGGCCGTCGCCTGCGGCGATCGCTGCTGGCGGCCGCCGCGTGGGTCGTGGCAGGGCGCGACGAGCTGAATCGCATCAACGTCTACCCGGTGCCGGACGGCGACACCGGCACCAACTTCACCCACACCGTCCGCTCCATCGCCGACGCCCTGCACCGGCTCGGCGACGCACCGCAGCTGCCCGAGGTCACCCGCGCCGCCGCCGAGGCGTCGGTCCGCGGCGCCCGCGGCAACTCGGGCATGATGCTCTCGCACTTCCTGCTCGGTTTCAGCGAGGGCATCGGCCAGCGCATGCAGGTCCGCACCCACGAGCTGGCGGCGGCCATCCGGCGCGGCTTCGAGCGGCTCCAGGAGGCGCTCGAGAAGCCCGTGGAGGGCACCATCCTCTCGGTCGCCCGGGAAGCGGCCCGGGGCGCCGAGCGCGGTGCGAGCGAGCACACCGACATCGTCCCGATGCTCCGCGCCACGCTGGCCCACGCCGACGAAGCCCTGCAGCGCACGCCGGAGCAGCTGCCCGTGCTCAAGGAGGCGGGCGTCGTGGACGCCGGGGGCAAGGGCTTCGTGCGCATGCTCGAGGGCGTGGTGCGCCTCATCGAAAAGGGGATGCACGCCGCCGAGCTGCCGCCGCCCGCCGATGTGGCGCTGGCGCCGGCGGCCGTCGCCGCGGTGGCCGCCGAGCAGGATTACCGCTTCTGCACCGAGGTCCTGGTGAAGGGCGACCGCCTCCCCGGCTCGGCCGACGCCCGGGTGGCGCTCGCGCCGCTCGGCGGCTCGCTGCTGGCCCTGAGGGCGGCGGACCTGCTGCGCGTGCACATCCACACCGACGACGCGGCCGCGGTCTTCCGGATCGCCGAGGGCTGGGGCGAGGTGGTCACGCGGAAGGCCGACGACATGCGGGAGCAGCACCGGCTGCTGACGACGGCCGTCAAGCGGGTCGCCATCGTCTGCGACAGCGCCTGCGATCTCCCCGACACCGTGCTCGACCGGTACGGCATCGCCCTGGTGCCGCTGCAGGTGCTGTTCGGCGACGAGGTCCTGCTCGACCGCGTCGAGCTGGCGCCGGGGGAGTTCTACCGGCGGCTCCGCGGCGGCGGGCCCCCGCCCACCACCAGCCAGCCGTCGCCGGCGCAGTTCCTGGCGGCGTTCGAGCACGCCCGAGCCGAGGCCGAGGGCGTGGTGGCCGTGCTGCTGTCGTCCGCGCTGTCCGGCACCTACGCCAACGCGGAGGCGGCCCGGCGCTCGTTCGCGGCGGGCGGCATCCACCTGGTGGACAGTCGGAGTGCGTCGTTCGGCATCGGCCTGCTGGCCCTGCGGGGCGCGGAGCTCGCCGAGGCGGGCTGGGACGCCGCGACCATCGCACGCGAGCTGGAGCGGGTCCGCGACCGGTCGGGGATGTACTGCACGGTGGACACGCTCCAGTACCTGCTGCGCAGCGGCCGCGTGTCCCGCGTGCAGGCCTGGCTCGGGGGGCTGCTCGACATGAAGCCGATCCTCTCGCTCGACCACGACGGCAAGGTCGTGGCGGCGGGACGGGTGCGCGGACAGGCGGCGCTGCTGGACCGCGTGTGCCGGCTCCTGGACGCTGTGCTGCCTCCGACGCGCGTGCGCCTGCGGCTCGCGGTCGCGCACGCGGACACGCCGGAGCTGGCGGAGCGGGTGCGCCGCGCCCTGGCCGAGCGCTACCGGCCTCTCGAGGTGCTGGTCGCGCCCGTCACGGGGGTGCTGGGGGCGCACGTGGGTCCCGGCGCGTGGGGCGTGTTCTATCAGGTCGAGGACGGCGCCCGCGACGGGAACCTTTCCTCCTCCGGCAGGCTATGA
- the rsfS gene encoding ribosome silencing factor — protein sequence MTGRRPARRPARHRPPRPAEADALAWVEAACADRKALDGVVLDLRKLSDATDYFVVVSGTSDTHVRAIAEHVLEDLRERGVRAHHIEGLAGGRWVLLDFVDFVVHVFHPALREFYQLEGLWADAPQRAMTGGEERR from the coding sequence ATGACGGGGAGGAGACCGGCGCGACGCCCGGCCCGGCACCGGCCCCCGCGCCCCGCCGAGGCTGACGCGCTCGCGTGGGTCGAGGCGGCATGCGCCGACCGCAAGGCGCTGGACGGCGTGGTGCTCGACCTCCGCAAGCTGAGCGACGCGACGGACTACTTCGTGGTGGTCTCCGGCACCTCGGACACCCACGTCCGCGCGATCGCCGAGCACGTGCTGGAGGACCTGCGGGAGCGCGGCGTGCGGGCCCACCACATCGAGGGGCTCGCCGGGGGCCGCTGGGTGCTGCTGGATTTCGTGGACTTCGTGGTGCACGTCTTCCACCCGGCGCTGCGGGAGTTCTACCAGCTGGAGGGCCTGTGGGCCGATGCCCCGCAGCGCGCGATGACCGGCGGAGAGGAGCGGCGATGA
- a CDS encoding SPOR domain-containing protein, with protein MKRFLSLILLATACSGRQSGGTPGNEPSSQQPAEGPRAIPIVAVRLAARGGPVRVYSLPSLAPAEWQTGARTSPARAAIGVDAAGRRLLYRDSSGAIDALDLVALLQKTVATGGRFTALATDGTLLVVTPDGGVVESEPWGIQRWPATVGGGVRDAFAGPDSRLIVVRRDSLISLARDPEPPVAVPVPRTAAVAGSRDGDAIAFATDSGLVVAEDRDQWHPWFVRLAGSPVAAAFAPSGYRVYVALKDKSELAVVDRFQRKERPTIPLPGPASDLRMDPWGRVVMVRPADRPGDTWVVGVASGRVAGRLSTQWSSDLPTVSEGGVLLSREGRAVVAHDVRSLDSLGAVADGAGDLWFLGRWKPSSAIVAARQEARRAATEPAAAAPAIAVRPAPPVAGPPSGPAPNAPAASRPATPAAAPAPAPEQAEPGAPATGERAAEFWVQVSASQNERQTRELAAELARAGYASHVASPLSPTESWRVLIGPYGTRSSADSAARTLGRPYWITGRGPGGPSAP; from the coding sequence TTGAAACGCTTTCTCTCGCTGATCCTGCTCGCGACGGCGTGCTCCGGCCGACAGTCCGGCGGCACCCCAGGCAACGAACCTTCGAGCCAGCAACCGGCCGAGGGGCCGCGGGCCATCCCCATCGTCGCGGTCCGGCTGGCCGCGAGGGGCGGCCCGGTCCGCGTGTACAGCCTGCCGAGCCTCGCGCCCGCGGAGTGGCAGACCGGCGCGCGCACCTCGCCGGCCCGTGCGGCCATCGGGGTCGACGCCGCCGGGCGCCGGCTGCTCTACCGCGACAGCAGCGGCGCGATTGACGCACTCGACCTGGTGGCGCTGCTGCAGAAGACCGTGGCCACGGGCGGCCGCTTCACCGCCCTCGCGACCGACGGCACGCTGCTCGTCGTCACCCCGGACGGCGGCGTCGTGGAGTCGGAGCCCTGGGGAATCCAGCGCTGGCCCGCCACCGTCGGCGGCGGCGTGCGCGATGCGTTCGCCGGCCCCGATTCCAGGCTGATCGTCGTCCGCAGGGACTCCCTGATCTCGCTCGCCCGCGACCCGGAGCCGCCGGTCGCGGTGCCGGTCCCCCGCACGGCGGCCGTGGCGGGGAGCCGCGACGGCGACGCGATCGCGTTCGCCACGGACTCGGGCCTCGTGGTGGCGGAGGACCGCGACCAGTGGCATCCGTGGTTCGTGCGCCTCGCCGGCTCGCCGGTGGCCGCGGCGTTCGCCCCGTCGGGCTACCGGGTGTACGTCGCCCTCAAGGACAAGAGCGAGCTGGCCGTGGTGGACCGCTTCCAGCGCAAGGAGCGGCCGACGATCCCGCTGCCTGGACCCGCGTCGGACCTGCGCATGGACCCGTGGGGCCGCGTGGTGATGGTCAGGCCGGCGGACCGGCCGGGCGACACCTGGGTTGTGGGCGTCGCCAGCGGTCGCGTCGCCGGGCGGTTGAGCACCCAGTGGTCCAGCGACCTGCCGACCGTGTCGGAGGGTGGCGTGCTCCTCTCGCGCGAGGGGCGGGCGGTGGTCGCGCACGACGTGCGCTCGCTCGACTCGCTGGGCGCGGTGGCCGACGGCGCCGGGGACCTCTGGTTCCTCGGGCGCTGGAAGCCCTCGTCCGCCATCGTCGCGGCGCGACAGGAGGCCCGACGGGCCGCCACGGAGCCGGCGGCGGCCGCGCCCGCCATCGCCGTGCGCCCCGCCCCGCCCGTCGCGGGCCCGCCCTCGGGTCCGGCTCCGAACGCTCCCGCCGCCTCCAGACCGGCCACGCCGGCGGCGGCGCCCGCGCCTGCCCCCGAGCAGGCGGAGCCCGGGGCGCCGGCGACGGGCGAGCGTGCCGCCGAGTTCTGGGTGCAGGTGTCCGCGTCGCAGAACGAGCGGCAGACCCGGGAGCTCGCGGCCGAGCTGGCGCGGGCCGGCTACGCCTCCCACGTCGCGAGTCCCCTGTCGCCGACGGAGAGCTGGAGGGTGCTGATCGGGCCGTATGGCACGCGCTCGTCCGCCGACTCGGCCGCCCGGACCCTCGGCCGGCCGTACTGGATCACCGGGCGGGGACCGGGAGGTCCCTCCGCGCCATGA
- a CDS encoding SPOR domain-containing protein: protein MRPPEQAAPLDPWSAPEIPRDAAVVTLVPATDDVDRAAEAAWEFARRAARTGRRVALIDCYVDAPRLHSVTGEPNGDGIVDVFEYGASLSRIARAQPEGTLFFVPAGTFSPSPEDLMARPRWARLSAGFRHEDAVMLLFLPPSCINVLATPVDGLVALAPGADDGLAATPEIQAALDRGIPLLGTFTDTTGTAPAPSDGGYAAPPFGRGGPAAETGAAWVGAEAAEGVAEYAAPVNDAGIPDFAVEGPADEGPATFPRGPADDGFEGGDEELVVPGGRLGQPLMRRHATGRWSRHRKNLFALGLVLALAAGVYAYRRQFGWEQAPVPPEPAELPARMVPGPRALVPHGVDSLPFAVQVAAWTNFSQALEDADTVEARGFVPMVSPLYVDRARWYRVYAGPVATQDAADSLLRAVRGAGLDGSSSASTVLAPLSFALRRVATLAAARAERARLRDAGIAAFVLGQADGSFRLYTGAFASAVQAAYLDTLLASTRSAGQLVPRVGYRP from the coding sequence ATGAGGCCGCCCGAGCAGGCCGCGCCCTTGGACCCCTGGAGCGCACCCGAGATCCCGCGCGACGCGGCCGTCGTCACGCTCGTCCCCGCCACCGACGACGTGGACCGCGCCGCGGAGGCGGCCTGGGAGTTCGCCCGCCGCGCGGCCCGCACGGGCCGGCGGGTGGCGCTCATCGACTGCTACGTCGACGCACCGCGGCTGCACAGCGTCACCGGCGAGCCGAACGGCGACGGGATCGTGGACGTGTTCGAGTACGGCGCCTCGCTGTCCCGCATCGCGCGGGCGCAGCCGGAGGGCACCCTGTTCTTCGTGCCGGCGGGCACGTTCTCCCCGAGCCCCGAGGACCTGATGGCTCGCCCGCGCTGGGCCCGCCTCTCGGCGGGATTCCGGCACGAGGACGCGGTGATGCTGCTGTTCCTGCCGCCCAGCTGCATCAACGTGCTGGCCACGCCGGTGGACGGGCTCGTCGCGCTCGCACCCGGCGCCGATGACGGGCTGGCCGCGACGCCCGAGATCCAGGCCGCGCTGGACCGCGGCATCCCGCTGCTGGGGACCTTCACGGACACCACCGGCACGGCGCCGGCCCCATCCGACGGCGGGTACGCCGCTCCGCCGTTCGGCCGGGGCGGGCCGGCGGCCGAGACCGGGGCCGCGTGGGTGGGTGCCGAGGCGGCCGAGGGCGTCGCGGAGTACGCGGCCCCGGTGAACGACGCCGGGATCCCCGATTTCGCGGTGGAAGGCCCGGCCGACGAGGGGCCCGCGACCTTCCCGCGCGGACCCGCGGACGACGGGTTCGAGGGGGGAGACGAGGAGCTGGTGGTGCCGGGCGGACGGCTGGGCCAGCCGCTGATGCGGCGGCACGCGACCGGCCGGTGGTCCCGCCACCGCAAGAACCTGTTCGCCCTCGGCCTGGTGCTGGCGCTGGCCGCGGGCGTCTACGCGTACCGCCGGCAGTTCGGCTGGGAGCAGGCGCCGGTTCCGCCGGAGCCGGCCGAGCTGCCCGCGCGGATGGTTCCCGGACCCCGCGCCCTGGTGCCACACGGCGTGGATTCCCTCCCGTTCGCCGTGCAGGTGGCGGCGTGGACGAACTTCAGCCAGGCGCTCGAGGATGCGGATACCGTCGAGGCCCGCGGCTTCGTGCCGATGGTCTCGCCGCTCTACGTGGACCGGGCGCGCTGGTATCGCGTGTACGCCGGCCCGGTGGCGACGCAGGATGCCGCCGACTCGCTGCTGCGCGCGGTGCGCGGCGCCGGGCTCGACGGCAGCAGCTCCGCGAGCACGGTCCTGGCGCCGCTGTCGTTCGCCCTGCGGCGGGTCGCGACGCTCGCCGCAGCGCGGGCCGAGCGCGCCCGGCTGCGCGACGCCGGGATCGCCGCGTTCGTGCTCGGCCAGGCCGACGGTTCGTTCCGGCTGTACACCGGCGCCTTCGCGTCGGCCGTGCAGGCCGCGTACCTCGACACCCTGCTGGCATCCACCCGGAGCGCGGGCCAGCTCGTCCCGCGCGTGGGATACCGTCCATGA
- a CDS encoding AAA family ATPase, with protein MKLRRLELAGFKSFADTVEVLVDPGVTAVIGPNGCGKSNISDAVRWVLGEHNPRVLRGARMEEVIFQGSAGRRAQNIAEVSMHFDNSDRLIDLDFVEVVLGRRVSRSGESEYFINQAPVTRRELLAKLAGTGLGTNQAVVIEARMVDALLSDRPDDRRALFEEAAGLGLYRERRRSTERRLEETTTDLAQLEQVVVEVESRVRSLSRQRRRSERHAELVARRYQLVAALARLDVATVDAALRLVSERRAALAVELPDERRRQAELETAREAAAEARAGAEAQRSEVERRVGESRLAVSALEGDVALAAERRANAAARRERALAERSDAQASAVRVTRERDAASAERQAAERDRSAVQAELDARLAAEEATRTRLAEQRAELRGLEEALQQQAEGIRRLDGERQALEREMADLRPELAAAEARRAALTRDRDVALGQASAAEARHGQLAERLVSLGLEADRSRHALAEAREHEARLRAERRATEEALAQATARRGALEQLERDRVGLAPAAAALLGARDRFGGAVLGPLADYVHVRREDAALAEHVLGEWMHAVVVASLAACDQIHAWHRDAGTGPLLLLPLEPGPTGPDAGEPTAQTAGGGPADRWVRALLAGARPFAPAGDAVIRANGAVFLPGPSDAVGPLRRRAELEALRDDTGRLADALAEQDRALEAAAGRLELRQAEAADAEAAVELARGEERHAAAEADDARRQLAHVERDLATERALHDRLSDRLGIVQQRLVEVDEGLSAAELERVRLDGALAAERSRVTETENEHEAARERRVHWQVEEAQVGARLSAALEREERSAGAARDFTDRGDSLGAEQVALEAEIGTLDGQRAAWQEELVERRAALAELERASVTAAESLAAAELALRDAEAEVAAAREHVAALSDESHRLELEASELTGSRRLLDERLSAEWGKGLDQILAEPADVAGDEAALRAEADEIRTQIEALGPVNPLAVEEHADEKRRLEHLVTQRDDILAARNSLQQSVRELDTVARERFTATFGGARANFQRVFGTLFGGGSCDVFLVDETDPLESEIEIVAKPRGKRTERIHLLSQGERSLVALALLFGIYLTKPSPFCVLDEVDAPLDDANIGRFTRLLEEFKGNTQFVVITHNPRTMAVADAVYGVTMQEPGVSSVVSVRLGGETQAA; from the coding sequence ATGAAGCTGCGCCGTCTCGAGCTGGCCGGATTCAAGTCCTTTGCCGACACCGTCGAGGTTCTCGTCGATCCCGGCGTGACCGCGGTGATCGGCCCCAACGGGTGCGGGAAGTCGAACATCTCCGACGCCGTGCGCTGGGTCCTCGGGGAGCACAACCCGCGGGTGCTGCGGGGCGCGCGGATGGAGGAGGTCATCTTCCAGGGGTCCGCCGGCCGGCGGGCGCAGAACATCGCCGAAGTCTCGATGCACTTCGACAACAGCGACCGGCTGATCGACCTCGATTTCGTCGAGGTGGTGCTGGGCCGGCGTGTCTCCCGCTCCGGTGAGTCCGAGTACTTCATCAACCAGGCGCCGGTGACGCGCCGCGAGCTGCTGGCGAAGTTGGCGGGCACGGGGCTCGGGACGAACCAGGCGGTGGTGATCGAAGCGCGGATGGTGGACGCGTTGCTCTCCGACCGCCCGGACGACCGGCGCGCGCTGTTCGAGGAGGCGGCCGGCCTGGGGCTGTACCGCGAGCGCCGGCGCAGCACGGAGCGGCGGCTCGAGGAGACCACGACGGACCTCGCGCAGCTGGAGCAGGTGGTGGTCGAGGTGGAGTCGCGGGTGCGCAGCCTGTCGCGGCAGCGCCGGCGCTCGGAGCGCCACGCCGAGCTGGTGGCGCGGCGCTACCAGCTGGTGGCGGCGCTGGCGCGTCTCGACGTGGCGACCGTGGACGCGGCGTTGCGGCTGGTCTCGGAGCGGCGCGCGGCGCTGGCGGTCGAGCTGCCCGACGAGCGGCGGCGGCAGGCCGAGCTGGAGACGGCGCGGGAGGCGGCGGCCGAGGCTCGCGCCGGCGCGGAGGCGCAGCGCAGCGAGGTCGAGCGCCGCGTGGGGGAGAGCCGTCTGGCGGTGAGCGCGCTCGAGGGCGACGTGGCGCTGGCGGCCGAGCGGCGGGCCAACGCGGCGGCGCGGCGCGAGCGCGCCCTGGCCGAGCGGAGCGACGCGCAGGCCTCGGCGGTCCGGGTCACCCGGGAGCGCGACGCGGCGTCGGCGGAGCGCCAGGCGGCGGAGCGGGACCGCTCGGCCGTGCAGGCCGAGCTCGACGCGCGGCTCGCGGCCGAGGAGGCCACGCGGACGCGCCTGGCCGAGCAGCGCGCGGAGCTGCGGGGCCTGGAGGAAGCGCTGCAGCAGCAGGCGGAGGGGATCCGGCGTCTGGACGGCGAGCGTCAGGCACTGGAGCGGGAGATGGCGGATCTGCGCCCGGAGCTGGCCGCCGCCGAGGCGCGTCGGGCGGCGCTGACGCGGGATCGCGACGTCGCCCTGGGCCAGGCGTCCGCGGCGGAGGCCCGCCACGGGCAGTTGGCCGAGCGGCTGGTGTCCCTCGGACTGGAGGCGGACCGCTCGCGGCACGCGCTCGCGGAGGCGCGGGAGCACGAGGCACGGCTCCGGGCCGAGCGCCGGGCCACCGAGGAGGCGCTCGCGCAGGCCACCGCGCGCCGGGGCGCGCTCGAGCAGCTGGAGCGCGACCGGGTCGGGCTGGCCCCGGCGGCGGCCGCGCTCCTGGGCGCGCGCGACCGCTTCGGGGGCGCGGTGCTGGGGCCGCTCGCGGACTACGTCCACGTGCGGCGGGAGGACGCCGCGCTCGCCGAGCACGTGCTGGGCGAGTGGATGCACGCGGTGGTGGTGGCCTCGCTGGCCGCCTGCGACCAGATCCACGCCTGGCACCGGGACGCGGGTACCGGCCCGCTCCTCCTCCTGCCGCTCGAGCCGGGACCCACGGGTCCCGACGCCGGCGAGCCGACCGCCCAGACGGCCGGCGGCGGACCGGCCGACCGCTGGGTGCGGGCGCTGCTGGCCGGCGCGCGGCCGTTCGCGCCCGCCGGCGACGCGGTCATTCGCGCCAACGGCGCGGTGTTCCTGCCGGGGCCGTCGGACGCGGTCGGGCCGCTGCGCCGCCGGGCCGAGCTCGAGGCGCTGCGCGACGACACGGGCCGGCTCGCCGACGCGCTCGCCGAGCAGGACCGCGCGCTCGAGGCCGCTGCCGGACGGCTGGAGCTGCGCCAGGCCGAGGCGGCCGACGCCGAAGCGGCCGTGGAGCTCGCCCGTGGCGAGGAGCGCCACGCCGCGGCGGAGGCGGACGACGCCCGGCGCCAGCTGGCGCACGTGGAGCGCGACCTGGCCACCGAGCGCGCGCTCCACGACCGGCTGTCGGATCGCCTGGGGATCGTGCAGCAGCGGCTCGTGGAGGTGGACGAGGGGCTGTCGGCGGCGGAGCTGGAGCGGGTACGGCTGGACGGCGCGCTCGCCGCCGAGCGTTCGCGGGTCACCGAGACCGAGAACGAGCACGAGGCGGCGCGGGAGCGTCGCGTCCACTGGCAGGTCGAGGAGGCGCAGGTCGGCGCCCGGCTCTCGGCGGCCCTCGAGCGCGAGGAGCGCAGCGCCGGCGCGGCCCGGGACTTCACCGACCGCGGGGACAGCCTGGGGGCCGAGCAGGTCGCGCTCGAGGCCGAGATCGGAACCCTCGACGGCCAGCGGGCGGCCTGGCAGGAGGAGCTGGTGGAGCGGCGCGCGGCGCTCGCGGAGCTGGAACGGGCGTCGGTGACCGCGGCGGAGTCGCTGGCGGCGGCCGAGCTGGCGCTGCGCGACGCCGAGGCGGAGGTCGCCGCGGCACGCGAGCACGTGGCCGCGTTGTCCGACGAGTCGCACCGCCTGGAGCTGGAGGCGAGCGAGCTCACGGGATCCCGGCGGCTGCTGGACGAGCGGCTGAGCGCGGAATGGGGCAAGGGCCTGGACCAGATTTTGGCCGAGCCGGCCGACGTGGCCGGCGACGAGGCCGCGCTGCGGGCCGAGGCCGACGAGATCCGGACCCAGATCGAGGCGCTGGGCCCCGTCAATCCGCTCGCGGTCGAGGAGCACGCCGACGAGAAGCGGCGGCTCGAGCACCTCGTGACCCAGCGCGACGACATCCTCGCCGCCCGCAACTCGCTCCAGCAGAGCGTGCGCGAGCTGGACACGGTGGCGCGGGAACGCTTCACCGCCACCTTCGGTGGGGCACGCGCCAACTTCCAGCGGGTGTTCGGGACACTGTTCGGCGGCGGCTCGTGCGACGTGTTCCTGGTGGACGAGACCGACCCGCTGGAGTCCGAGATCGAGATCGTCGCGAAGCCGCGCGGCAAGCGCACCGAGCGCATCCACCTGCTCTCCCAGGGCGAGCGATCGCTGGTGGCGCTGGCGCTGCTGTTCGGCATCTACCTCACCAAGCCGAGCCCGTTCTGCGTGCTGGACGAGGTGGACGCGCCGCTGGACGACGCCAACATCGGCCGGTTCACGCGCCTGCTCGAGGAGTTCAAGGGCAACACGCAGTTCGTCGTGATCACGCACAATCCGAGAACGATGGCCGTGGCCGACGCGGTGTACGGGGTCACGATGCAGGAACCCGGCGTCTCCAGCGTCGTGTCGGTGCGGCTGGGCGGCGAAACCCAGGCCGCCTGA